Proteins encoded by one window of Flavobacterium sp. N502540:
- a CDS encoding phosphoglyceromutase: protein MKKLLVLVFVLANFMSHAQKTENIIIITTDGFRWQEVFKGMDSAIANDKKFNQGDSTYIYKNYANADSKESRKKIMPFLWSEIASKGQIYGNREVGSKVDVSNPYWFSYPGYSEIMTGNVDVAINSNHYKNNPNVNVLEFLNQQSKLKGKVAAFGAWDAFDRILNEKRSGFPVISAFDNVGGDKPTETQKLLNEMRNNSFKPFHQDECLDVFTHYQALNELKTKKPKVLYIAYGETDEWAHAGHYRSYLDAANQVDKWIREIWNFVQNDPQYKNKTTLVITVDHGRGDKTKAQWTDHGADVEGASQIWFAAMGPEIAPKGEIKTDSQLYQKQIAQTIAKIMGYTFTAPHPVANEISEVLQK, encoded by the coding sequence ATGAAAAAACTACTTGTACTTGTATTCGTTCTTGCAAACTTTATGTCTCATGCCCAAAAAACGGAGAACATTATTATCATCACCACAGACGGCTTTAGATGGCAGGAAGTGTTTAAAGGAATGGACTCTGCAATTGCCAATGATAAAAAATTCAATCAGGGAGACAGTACCTATATTTACAAGAATTATGCAAATGCTGACTCCAAAGAAAGCCGAAAAAAAATCATGCCTTTTTTATGGTCAGAAATTGCTTCGAAAGGGCAAATTTATGGCAATCGCGAGGTAGGAAGTAAAGTTGATGTTTCAAACCCTTACTGGTTCAGTTATCCGGGATATAGTGAAATTATGACCGGAAATGTTGATGTTGCCATCAACTCCAATCATTACAAAAACAATCCAAATGTAAATGTCCTGGAGTTTTTAAACCAGCAATCTAAACTAAAAGGGAAAGTTGCCGCTTTTGGAGCCTGGGATGCTTTTGATCGAATTTTAAACGAGAAAAGAAGCGGTTTTCCGGTAATTTCTGCCTTCGATAATGTGGGAGGAGACAAACCTACAGAAACTCAAAAGTTATTGAATGAAATGCGCAACAATTCGTTTAAACCTTTTCATCAGGATGAGTGTTTAGATGTTTTTACACACTATCAGGCTTTAAACGAACTTAAAACCAAAAAGCCAAAAGTACTTTACATCGCCTACGGAGAAACCGACGAATGGGCACATGCCGGTCATTACAGATCGTATCTTGATGCTGCAAACCAGGTCGACAAATGGATTAGAGAAATCTGGAATTTTGTACAAAACGATCCTCAATACAAAAATAAAACTACACTGGTAATCACCGTAGATCACGGTCGCGGAGATAAAACAAAAGCACAATGGACAGACCATGGTGCCGATGTTGAAGGTGCCTCACAAATTTGGTTCGCTGCTATGGGACCTGAAATCGCACCAAAAGGAGAAATCAAAACAGATTCTCAACTGTATCAAAAACAAATAGCGCAAACCATTGCAAAAATCATGGGATACACCTTCACCGCTCCACATCCGGTAGCAAACGAAATTTCAGAAGTACTTCAGAAATAA
- a CDS encoding DUF58 domain-containing protein — protein MKFIKSLYLNNFFFYVLLSMIGLFVCAFIFPNLYNAVWFVVLILFTFLGLDVLLLYLSKTGIEAERTTPEKLSNGDLNPVTITVKNHYTFKILVKIIDEIPFQFQVRDFKIAKTIKASEQKEIGYELRPTERGEYYFGYLNVYVSSPLRLISRRFSFDKDKMVPTYPSYIQLRKYDLLAFSNNLYQYGIKKIRRIGHTMEFEQIKEYVQGDDLRTLNWKATAKKNALMVNQFQDEKSQSVYMAIDKGRSMQMPFDGLSLLDYAINSALVLSNVILKKQDKAGIFSFSKKVENRVFAEKRASQMQKILETLYNIKTDFFESDYSRLYVDIKKNINQRSLIILYTNFETMDGLNRQLPYLKGIAKNHLLVVVFFSNTELNAIINKKTDTIQEIYDKVIAEKFMFEKRLIANELKKYGIHSVLTQPENLTLDAINKYLEIKARGIL, from the coding sequence TTGAAATTCATCAAAAGCCTTTATCTTAATAACTTCTTCTTCTATGTGCTTCTGAGCATGATTGGATTGTTTGTCTGTGCTTTTATTTTCCCAAATTTGTATAATGCAGTTTGGTTTGTGGTTTTAATTTTATTTACTTTCTTAGGGCTTGACGTACTCCTGCTCTATCTCAGTAAAACAGGCATTGAAGCAGAAAGAACCACACCGGAAAAACTTTCAAACGGAGATTTGAATCCCGTAACCATCACCGTTAAAAACCATTATACCTTTAAAATTTTAGTTAAAATAATTGACGAAATTCCGTTTCAGTTTCAGGTACGTGATTTCAAAATTGCAAAAACGATTAAAGCTTCTGAACAAAAAGAAATTGGCTACGAATTACGACCAACAGAACGAGGAGAATATTATTTTGGTTATCTGAACGTTTATGTTTCGTCACCGCTAAGATTAATTTCCAGAAGATTTTCGTTCGATAAAGACAAAATGGTTCCCACCTATCCGTCTTATATTCAGCTGCGAAAATACGATCTACTGGCTTTTTCGAATAATCTGTACCAATACGGAATCAAAAAAATCCGTAGAATTGGCCATACGATGGAATTCGAGCAAATTAAAGAGTATGTTCAGGGTGACGACCTTCGAACTTTAAACTGGAAAGCCACAGCCAAGAAAAATGCTTTAATGGTCAATCAGTTTCAGGACGAAAAATCGCAGTCTGTTTACATGGCAATTGATAAAGGCCGCTCCATGCAAATGCCTTTTGACGGCTTAAGTTTACTGGATTATGCCATAAATTCGGCCTTAGTTTTATCGAATGTGATTCTGAAAAAGCAGGACAAAGCAGGAATTTTTTCATTTTCTAAAAAAGTAGAAAACCGTGTTTTTGCCGAAAAAAGGGCTTCTCAAATGCAAAAAATTCTGGAAACCTTATACAATATTAAAACCGATTTTTTCGAAAGTGACTACAGCCGTTTGTATGTGGACATCAAAAAAAACATCAATCAAAGAAGTTTAATCATTTTGTACACTAACTTTGAAACGATGGATGGTTTAAACCGACAATTACCTTATTTAAAAGGAATTGCAAAAAACCATTTATTGGTGGTTGTTTTTTTCAGTAATACCGAACTAAATGCAATCATCAACAAAAAAACAGACACTATTCAGGAAATCTACGACAAAGTGATCGCTGAAAAATTCATGTTCGAAAAGCGTTTAATTGCTAACGAACTCAAAAAATACGGCATACACTCTGTTTTAACACAGCCCGAAAATCTGACTTTGGACGCTATCAATAAATATCTGGAAATTAAAGCCAGAGGGATTTTGTAG
- a CDS encoding AAA family ATPase translates to MDDINTTSEITNENVNFETRINLTPLLDHVSAIKKELETVIVGQHKMVDQLLVAILSNGHVLLEGVPGVAKTITAKLLSKTLNIGFSRIQFTPDLMPSDILGTSIFNLKTSEFEFKQGPIFSNLILIDEINRAPAKTQAALFEVMEERQITIDGSAYQLETPFLVIATQNPIEQEGTYRLPEAQLDRFLFKITIDYPKLDEEILIIQREHLLQNHGKLEAVKTILSAAEIKEYQALVKQIRVEQNLLEYIARIVVNTRENAFLYLGASPRASIAILNAAKGFAAIRGRDFVTPEDIKEAAIPVLQHRVIVAPEREMEGITSSEIIRQIIETVEIPR, encoded by the coding sequence ATGGACGATATCAATACAACATCTGAAATCACAAATGAAAATGTGAATTTTGAAACCAGAATAAATTTAACTCCTCTTTTAGATCACGTTAGCGCGATCAAAAAAGAACTTGAAACCGTAATTGTCGGACAGCACAAAATGGTCGATCAGCTTTTGGTGGCTATTTTATCAAACGGACACGTTTTACTGGAAGGAGTGCCGGGAGTTGCCAAAACGATTACGGCCAAATTATTATCCAAAACCCTGAACATCGGCTTCAGCCGTATACAATTCACACCGGATTTAATGCCATCGGATATCTTAGGAACTTCGATTTTTAATTTAAAAACCTCTGAATTTGAATTCAAACAAGGTCCAATTTTCTCCAATTTAATCTTAATCGACGAAATAAATCGTGCCCCTGCCAAAACACAGGCAGCACTTTTTGAAGTAATGGAAGAACGTCAGATTACCATTGACGGATCGGCCTATCAGTTAGAAACTCCATTTCTGGTAATTGCCACTCAAAACCCGATTGAACAGGAAGGAACTTACCGTTTGCCGGAGGCACAATTGGATCGTTTTTTGTTCAAAATCACCATCGATTATCCGAAACTCGACGAAGAAATTTTAATTATCCAAAGAGAGCATTTACTACAAAATCACGGAAAATTAGAGGCTGTTAAAACAATACTTTCTGCTGCCGAAATAAAAGAGTACCAGGCTTTGGTAAAACAAATCAGAGTCGAGCAAAATCTGTTAGAATACATTGCACGAATTGTTGTCAATACCCGTGAAAATGCGTTCTTATACCTTGGAGCCTCTCCTCGTGCTTCAATCGCTATTTTGAATGCCGCCAAAGGTTTTGCTGCCATCCGAGGACGTGATTTTGTTACTCCTGAAGATATAAAAGAAGCTGCCATTCCGGTTTTACAGCATCGTGTAATTGTAGCCCCTGAGCGCGAAATGGAAGGCATCACAAGTTCAGAAATCATCAGACAAATTATTGAGACTGTTGAAATTCCGAGGTAG
- a CDS encoding TrmH family RNA methyltransferase, which produces MKQITSVQNPFIKSLVLLQEKAKARKQTGTFLIEGLREISLAIKGGYEIETVLFLPELVTENQIHKLVNSPVQLIEINKEVYQKLAYRDTTEGVLAIAKTKSMLLSDLKLSDNPLIIVAEAPEKPGNIGALLRTADAANLDAVLIANPKSDLYNPNIVRSSVGCLFTNQIATGTTAEIIAFLKEKKIDFYCATLQNSTSYHTQDFTTPTALVVGTEATGLTQDWRDAATQNIIIPMQGEIDSMNVSVAAAILIFEAKRQRGFN; this is translated from the coding sequence ATGAAACAAATTACTTCAGTACAAAATCCGTTTATAAAATCACTTGTTTTACTACAGGAAAAGGCCAAAGCCCGCAAACAAACCGGAACATTTTTGATTGAAGGCTTACGTGAAATTTCACTCGCAATAAAAGGAGGCTACGAAATAGAAACCGTTTTATTTTTACCTGAATTGGTTACTGAAAATCAGATTCATAAATTGGTAAACAGTCCGGTTCAACTCATTGAAATCAATAAAGAAGTTTATCAGAAACTAGCTTATCGCGATACTACTGAAGGCGTTCTGGCCATAGCCAAAACCAAATCGATGCTTTTATCAGATCTGAAATTATCTGATAATCCATTGATTATAGTGGCCGAAGCACCGGAAAAACCGGGAAACATCGGCGCCCTTTTGCGTACTGCCGATGCCGCAAATCTTGATGCCGTATTAATTGCCAATCCAAAAAGCGATTTATACAATCCGAATATTGTACGCTCCAGTGTTGGCTGTTTGTTTACCAATCAGATTGCAACAGGAACGACAGCTGAAATCATAGCCTTTTTAAAAGAAAAGAAGATTGATTTTTACTGTGCTACACTTCAAAATTCCACTTCGTATCATACACAGGATTTCACCACTCCCACCGCATTGGTTGTGGGTACAGAGGCTACCGGCTTAACGCAGGACTGGCGAGATGCTGCTACTCAGAATATCATCATTCCCATGCAGGGCGAAATCGACAGCATGAATGTCTCGGTGGCTGCCGCAATTTTAATTTTCGAAGCCAAGCGTCAACGCGGATTTAACTAA